The Corylus avellana chromosome ca11, CavTom2PMs-1.0 genome contains the following window.
tggccaaagaggAGGCTATGGccaccttcttcttttttttttttttttttttgattttggtttaactTGAGAGCATTTTTAGAATTTGTTAAAATACATAGGAacaattttagaaatttaagacaaaaaaaaaatacacgtgaccaattttcattcaaattcgATGAAAATGGTTAACGGATGGActatattgaaaatttttaaaactttgatgggcgcattataaaaattgaaacattgaaggtcaaattgaaaatgggCTCAAACTTTGGCGGGGGTAACGTGTAATTTTTCTATATTCTTAATATAATTCAGTTTTTCAACTCAAACATCTATCAAAATAGAACCCGACATTCATTTAGATctcaaaaattgtttataatGAATATGTCCCAAATTTCGtagtaatttttctttcaatgtaCAACATcaaaaaattagtaataaaCTCATTTTCGATTTTGTTACGAAACCTAGTTTTGACAATTTCATGGCTGAAAATGCTTGTTATGTAGTTGCGAACTTGcggtgaaaaatgaaaaataagcaCAAGTATAACAACTTGAAAAACAAGTTAGTAGGCAATTGATTTTCTGGTTCTAATCAACCATTAGCATAATTCAGAAATATTTGATAATCTCCAAAAGTTTCAATATTGAACTACATTATTTTTAGAATGGTGAAGTTCTATTTTTAATTGCTcattttcaaaagagaaatactatgagtcaatattttttttccatatttgatcaatctcattttacaaattaatcattagatttgtaaacttatgtggATCCTACATAAGTCAATAGTGAATTTATTgaattgtaagaaaatatgagtcaaatataaataacttattgatcttaacatttttcaaaattagtaaccaacaaacaaatattattaattttaaaagattcaCGCCCAACTCAAGAATTAAGCTCAGTAGTCAGTGAgccttcaaataaaaattttttttaaaaaatctatatatGGTGGATATACGAAAAATCAAAAGTGAATATACTATGAATTGGTGATGTGACTTTTCCATTCAACTTATTGactcttaacatttttttttcaaaattagtaaccaacataaacaaattattaattttaaagatTCATGCCTAACAAAATTAAAGCTCAGGTAGTCAAGGAgccttcaaataaaaaatttttaaaaatctatataTGGTGGATATACGAAAATCAAAATGAATATACTATGAATTGGTGATGTGACTTTccattctcttctctctccccaaataataaataaaaattatgggctaATAATTAGTATGATGcaataacaaataaaacaattgaaaataattttctttctgtttccAATCTAACAAAATCAGTgatcatattaatatttatttgtttttttttttgttgaaaatatttatttacttttgaaACGAGTATTGAATATGGAAAACAAATGTTGTACTAATGTTGTAATGGATAATGTACCTAGTGAGTAGTGACTCTGATGTTGTACTAATGTTGTAACTGTTagtgactaaaaaaaaaaagaaaaaaaagaaaagaaaataggatAGGAAAGTAAAAatatgagagagaagagagacaaGCTCATATATCATTAACATTTTCACCGTTGAATTTTGACATTGAGGTAGTAAAAATAACAGTACTCTATATTATtcacaagttaattaatttagagCAGTTGAAATTTCAAGTTGGTCTACTTTTAATTTCAGTAGATGTACAAATTCCAAAGCACATCAATTAATCAAATGGGCCCGCTCCCATTCCACCCCCCTTCTAGCCAGTTGCATTGAtaggaaaaaaaacagaagTCTCAAGAGCACATgttaatatgaatattaatttttcaaatattaataaTCGGCCTCTTTTAGGCTGTATgtgttttaacatattttttgaaaaaataaaaaaaataatcggATTGTGTCCTTAAGGCTTAAACACTCCGCCGCAATAGTTAACTAAATCCCGcgattatatattaaattagaAGCTCACGCTTTCCGCGTCAGAGAGTGAGATATTATATTGATAAAGACTAAAAGAGGCTGGAGAAATTTCGAAGATGTTTCCTTTCATTTAGAAAAAGGTAAACACGTGGTTTTAATAATTCCGCATGactttttgactttttcttATTCTAGATGCCAAATCGTAAGGGAATAATTACAGGGAATCtacgaattaaaaaaaaaacaaaaacaaacattaaacGCCATTGTCAATAGTTTCAAAACTCATTAAAGTTATGTTGTAATTATATGTAAAATGACAAGTTGGTTCTTGTTATTGAAAAAGACACACATGGAATGAAAAAAAGTCAACGTAAACAAAATAGCATTCTCTATGGGAAACTCCCAAGTAGATTCCATAATCATTTCCGAATGCAAGCTTTGGTCAAGTCTATGTTTCAATAATGTCTGTAATGTTCTGCACATCGCATTTGACGGAGACTtggacactatatatatataaaggagagAAACCTCCTTCAAAGATGTCTCCAATAAGCTAGGATTTCTCAAAATCCGTTTAAGATTATAAGTGAGACTTTTTTTTGAGCTCTCACTTGATTGACAGAAACAAGAAATGGTTGAAATATTGCAATACAGAAGAATTATGTTGAAGCAGCTGGCTTTGTGTCTTTTAACCTCTTTGATGTTTGTTCAAATTGCTGAGGCCAAAATTCGGTATTACAAATGGGATGTAAAGTATGAGTACAAGTCCCCCGATTGCTATACGAAGCTTGCTATCACTATCAATGGCGGAACTCCAGGACCCACAATCTTGGCTCAGCAAGGCGACACCGTCATTGTTGAGGTGAAGAACAGCCTTATGCTAGAGAACCTTGCAATCCATTGGCATGGGATCCGACAGGTAAATAGAGCTCAATTTCCATTTTCCTCCTTGAAACAGATTCATATCTATATATTCGATCTTGTATTATTCCATACTTTAACGcactttcttttgtttgatttgctgCAGATTGGAACTCCTGGGATGGATGGAACAGAGGGGGTGACCCAATGTCCAATATTGCCTGGGGATACTTTCAAATACGAGTTTAAAGTTGATAGGGTAGGTGTTAGACAGTAGCCTAGAGCCCTTGCAATTGGctctgtttttccatttctaTTTGTTCATTTGAATGTTATAGTTTCTGTCTTTGTATCTCAATCTATGTTTTGATTATGGGCAGCCTGGAACTTACCTGTACCACGCTCACTATGGAATGCAAAGAGAAGCAGGTCTATATGGGTCAATCCGTGTATCACTTCCCGATGGAGAGACAGAACCGTTTGCATATGATTATGATCGAAGCATCATCCTCAACGATTGGTACCACAAAAGCACTTATGAACAAGCCACTGGATTGAACTCCCTTCCTTTTGTCTGGGTTGGGGAGCCTCAGGTAAAAAGCACTAAATTGAATAGTATTActgatatatacatatatttctcTTGTTTTCTCTAATGGGTATTGCTTTTATCGATTTTCAGTCGCTTCTTATTCAAGGAAGAGGAAAATTCAACTGCTCTAGTGCACCCTCTGCACCGGGGGTTTGTAATGCATCAAATCCTGAATGCTCTCCTTATGTAATGATTGTAATCCCTGGAAAAACGTATCGACTGAGAGTCGCAAGCTTGACTGCTCTGTCAGCCCTCAGTTTTCAAATAGAGGTAACTTTGGCGACCACCATTGCCATACTTCCAAGTTTTCTACATTAAAAACATTAATGGTGCTTTTAGTGCGACATGCATGTAGTTTTGCAATCCATTAATGGTATGTTTGTGGTTTTCTTTTGAAGCAGGGTCATAATATGACTGTGGTTGAAGCGGATGGGCACTATGTGGAGCCATTTGTGGTGAAAAACCTGTTCATATACTCTGGAGAGACATACTCTGTTCTTATAAAAGCCGATCAAGACCCTTCAAGAAATTATTGGATGACAACAAACGTGGTTGGCCGACTTCCTAATACCACAGCAGGTTTAGCCATTCTCAATTACTATCCAAACCATCTAAGGCGATCTCCTCCAACAACTCCACCAGCCGGCCCCATTTGGAATGACACTGCACCCAGATTGGCTCAAAGTCAAGCCATTAAGGCTCGCCAAGGTTTCATATCCACCCCTCCCGCAACCTCAGACAGAACCATCGTGTTTCTCAACACACAGAATCTCGTCAATGGTTATA
Protein-coding sequences here:
- the LOC132166252 gene encoding L-ascorbate oxidase-like; protein product: MVEILQYRRIMLKQLALCLLTSLMFVQIAEAKIRYYKWDVKYEYKSPDCYTKLAITINGGTPGPTILAQQGDTVIVEVKNSLMLENLAIHWHGIRQIGTPGMDGTEGVTQCPILPGDTFKYEFKVDRPGTYLYHAHYGMQREAGLYGSIRVSLPDGETEPFAYDYDRSIILNDWYHKSTYEQATGLNSLPFVWVGEPQSLLIQGRGKFNCSSAPSAPGVCNASNPECSPYVMIVIPGKTYRLRVASLTALSALSFQIEGHNMTVVEADGHYVEPFVVKNLFIYSGETYSVLIKADQDPSRNYWMTTNVVGRLPNTTAGLAILNYYPNHLRRSPPTTPPAGPIWNDTAPRLAQSQAIKARQGFISTPPATSDRTIVFLNTQNLVNGYTRWAVNKVSFTLPHTPYLVAEKYHLRHVFNQSSPPNGYDFKNYDIYSANKTNATLNDAIYRLQFNSTVDIILQNANSMTNNTSETHPWHLHGHDFWVLGYGTGKFDIYNDPRNYNLVNPIMKNTVPVHRYGWTALRFKADNPGVWLFHCHIESHFHMGMGVVFEEGIEKVGNLPSSIMGCGESKGLGKP